The Marinobacter subterrani genome has a segment encoding these proteins:
- a CDS encoding polyhydroxyalkanoic acid system family protein, translated as MSVIDVHRPHTLDKDHARQAAETLAQDLSRQFDVHYQWEGDHLKFKRSGVKGHLNITPTDLHIHLELGMMLRPFKSRIEQEIHSQLDQISKA; from the coding sequence ATGTCTGTCATTGATGTACACCGCCCGCATACCCTGGATAAAGACCATGCCAGGCAGGCTGCTGAAACCCTGGCACAGGATCTGTCCAGACAGTTCGACGTGCATTACCAGTGGGAAGGCGATCACCTGAAATTCAAACGCAGCGGGGTCAAGGGGCACCTGAATATCACCCCGACGGATCTGCATATCCATCTCGAGCTGGGCATGATGCTGCGGCCCTTCAAATCCCGTATCGAGCAGGAAATCCATTCCCAGTTGGACCAGATCAGCAAGGCCTGA
- the ubiE gene encoding bifunctional demethylmenaquinone methyltransferase/2-methoxy-6-polyprenyl-1,4-benzoquinol methylase UbiE, with amino-acid sequence MSEQQTPASPAANNNGQDDVTHFGFRNVPRSQKASQVAEVFHSVAGKYDLMNDLMSMGIHRLWKRFTIELSGVRPGHQVLDIAGGTGDLTMKFSDLVGPSGKVVLADINASMLQVGRSRLTDRGYAGNIEYVQADAEHLPFPDNNFNAVSIAFGLRNVTDKDQALRDMTRVLKPGGKLMILEFSKPTNPLLSKAYDTYSFSALPLMGQLIAGDSESYKYLAESIRMHPDQNTLKGMMEDAGLVNCKYYNMTGGIVALHVGIKP; translated from the coding sequence ATGAGCGAGCAGCAAACGCCAGCCAGCCCGGCCGCAAACAACAACGGCCAGGACGACGTCACCCACTTTGGTTTCCGCAATGTACCCAGGAGCCAGAAGGCAAGCCAGGTGGCCGAAGTTTTCCACAGCGTGGCCGGCAAGTACGACCTCATGAACGACCTGATGTCCATGGGCATCCACCGGCTCTGGAAACGCTTTACCATCGAGCTTTCCGGGGTACGGCCCGGCCACCAGGTGCTGGATATTGCCGGCGGCACCGGGGATCTCACCATGAAGTTCTCGGACCTTGTGGGCCCCTCCGGCAAGGTGGTGCTGGCCGACATCAATGCGTCCATGCTTCAGGTCGGCCGCAGCCGGCTGACCGATCGCGGCTACGCCGGCAACATCGAGTATGTCCAGGCGGATGCCGAACACCTGCCCTTCCCGGACAACAACTTCAACGCGGTATCCATCGCGTTCGGCCTGCGCAACGTTACCGACAAGGATCAGGCCCTCCGGGATATGACCCGGGTTCTCAAACCCGGTGGCAAGCTGATGATCCTGGAATTCTCCAAGCCGACCAATCCGCTGCTGAGCAAGGCCTACGACACCTACTCGTTCTCCGCCCTGCCGCTGATGGGCCAGCTCATTGCCGGCGACAGTGAAAGCTACAAGTACCTGGCCGAGTCCATCCGCATGCACCCGGACCAGAACACCCTCAAGGGCATGATGGAAGACGCCGGCCTGGTGAACTGCAAGTACTACAACATGACCGGCGGCATTGTCGCCCTGCACGTGGGAATCAAGCCCTGA
- a CDS encoding ubiquinone biosynthesis accessory factor UbiJ — MFPGPTLLSDVTAILESALNRALELDPAGQRALMKALAGPVQLNITDPVPLTCTLDRAGSRIRVGSQPAEQPALEITGKAIAFAALATGDDGVFAGGRLEVTGDAALAHQLQRALNQLEPDWEAAMARHIGDVPAHFLGQRVRGAIRWSRQAFQSLNANIEEYVHEESRTLPGRRELEATFEDIDELNLRTERLEARLNLMENRGTPDQPENL; from the coding sequence ATGTTTCCCGGCCCCACCCTGCTGTCTGACGTTACCGCCATACTGGAAAGTGCCCTGAACCGGGCCCTGGAACTGGATCCGGCGGGACAGCGTGCATTGATGAAGGCACTGGCGGGCCCGGTACAGCTCAACATTACCGATCCGGTTCCACTGACCTGCACCCTGGACCGCGCCGGCAGCCGCATCCGGGTGGGCAGTCAGCCAGCCGAACAGCCGGCTCTGGAGATTACCGGCAAAGCCATTGCCTTTGCAGCCCTGGCCACCGGTGATGATGGTGTCTTTGCCGGTGGCCGCCTTGAGGTAACCGGCGACGCCGCCCTGGCGCACCAGCTCCAGCGCGCCCTGAACCAGCTTGAGCCCGACTGGGAAGCCGCCATGGCCCGGCATATTGGCGATGTGCCCGCACACTTCCTGGGCCAGCGTGTTCGGGGTGCCATTCGCTGGAGCCGGCAGGCGTTTCAATCCCTCAACGCCAATATCGAAGAGTATGTGCACGAGGAAAGCCGCACCTTGCCCGGGCGACGGGAACTGGAAGCCACCTTCGAGGACATCGACGAACTGAACCTGCGCACAGAACGGCTGGAGGCCCGACTGAACCTGATGGAAAACCGTGGCACGCCTGACCAACCGGAGAACCTGTGA
- the ubiB gene encoding ubiquinone biosynthesis regulatory protein kinase UbiB translates to MTRLQRLFRIVWVFCRYRLDTFLPIAELPAPLKVFFLLAPWHLFPQPKLDRGDRLRLALEELGPVFVKFGQILSTRRDLLPDDMAESLKNLQDRVPPFPSAEARSIIETSLGAPVAELFAEFSPDPLASASVAQVHAATLRNGQKVVVKVLRPGIEKVIRQDLALMYLMAGLLEKYWSEGKRLHPVDVVADYDSTIHDELDLQREAANASQLRRNFDNSSLIYIPFIDWDYTRKSVLVMERIHGIPIADTAALRAAGVDMKVLAEKGVEIFFTQVFRDSFFHADMHPGNIFVDISNPADPRYIAIDFGIVGTLAPDDQSYLARNLLAFFRRDYRQVAQLHIQSGWVPPDTPVNQFEAAIRTVCEPIFEKPLKDISFGHFLLRLFQTARRFNMEVQPQLVLLQKTLLNVEGLGRQLYPDLDLWSTAQPYLETWMRKRIGPSGLIKSLQSHLPSWLEQSPEMPQLVHDALLQLRQAGPTEPQNRATLELLREQQVRTERRWRRATLAVLLIVGGLLGTQPESRQWIESVPAWSWALFAIAGGLMLRGSR, encoded by the coding sequence GTGACCCGCCTGCAACGCCTGTTCCGTATTGTCTGGGTATTCTGCCGCTACCGGCTGGACACTTTCCTGCCAATTGCCGAACTCCCCGCGCCCCTGAAGGTGTTTTTCCTGCTGGCTCCGTGGCACCTGTTCCCACAGCCAAAACTCGATCGGGGCGATCGCCTGCGGCTGGCACTGGAAGAGCTTGGGCCGGTATTCGTAAAGTTTGGCCAGATACTCTCTACCCGGCGGGACCTGCTGCCGGACGATATGGCCGAATCCCTGAAAAACCTTCAGGACCGTGTGCCGCCGTTCCCGAGCGCTGAAGCCCGGAGCATTATCGAAACCTCCCTGGGCGCTCCGGTCGCGGAGCTGTTCGCCGAATTCAGCCCGGACCCGCTGGCCTCCGCGTCGGTCGCCCAGGTGCACGCGGCAACGCTGCGCAACGGCCAGAAAGTAGTGGTGAAAGTGCTGCGCCCTGGCATCGAAAAGGTGATCCGCCAGGACCTGGCCCTGATGTACCTGATGGCAGGCCTGCTTGAAAAATACTGGTCCGAGGGCAAGCGTCTGCACCCGGTGGACGTGGTTGCCGACTACGATTCCACCATCCACGACGAGCTGGATTTACAGCGCGAGGCCGCCAATGCCAGCCAGCTGCGCCGGAATTTCGACAACTCCTCGCTGATCTACATCCCCTTTATTGACTGGGACTACACCCGCAAATCGGTGCTGGTCATGGAGCGTATCCACGGCATTCCCATCGCCGATACCGCCGCCCTGAGAGCCGCTGGCGTCGATATGAAAGTGCTGGCCGAAAAAGGCGTCGAGATCTTTTTTACCCAGGTGTTCCGAGACAGCTTCTTCCACGCCGACATGCACCCGGGTAATATTTTTGTGGATATCTCCAACCCCGCGGACCCCCGATATATCGCCATCGATTTCGGCATTGTCGGCACCCTGGCACCGGACGACCAGAGCTATCTGGCCCGCAACCTGCTGGCCTTTTTCCGCCGTGATTACCGGCAAGTCGCGCAGTTGCACATCCAGTCCGGCTGGGTTCCACCCGATACGCCAGTGAATCAGTTTGAGGCAGCGATTCGTACTGTCTGCGAGCCCATATTCGAGAAGCCCCTGAAAGATATCTCCTTCGGTCACTTCCTCTTGCGCCTGTTCCAGACGGCGAGGCGGTTCAATATGGAGGTGCAGCCCCAACTGGTGTTGCTGCAGAAAACCCTGCTGAATGTGGAGGGCCTGGGCCGACAGTTGTACCCGGACCTGGATCTCTGGAGTACTGCCCAGCCGTATCTGGAGACCTGGATGCGCAAACGCATTGGTCCCTCGGGCCTGATCAAGTCTCTGCAATCCCACCTGCCCTCGTGGCTGGAGCAGTCACCGGAAATGCCGCAACTGGTGCACGATGCCCTGCTGCAACTGCGACAAGCCGGGCCCACCGAGCCCCAGAACCGGGCGACACTGGAGTTGCTCCGCGAGCAGCAGGTTCGCACCGAGCGGCGCTGGCGACGGGCTACACTTGCAGTGCTGCTGATTGTGGGGGGCCTTTTGGGCACCCAGCCGGAGAGCCGGCAGTGGATTGAAAGTGTGCCTGCCTGGAGCTGGGCACTGTTTGCCATTGCCGGCGGACTGATGCTCCGGGGCAGCCGATAA
- the hisI gene encoding phosphoribosyl-AMP cyclohydrolase, translating to MQNSSDNVENPDWLETIRWTEEGLVPAIAQDAETGEILMMAWMNRESLRLTAEEGQAVYWSRSRGKLWRKGETSGHQQVIRDIRLDCDEDVILLKVEQKGGIACHTGRRSCFYRSLKDGQWVSVDPVIKDPDTIYGSN from the coding sequence ATGCAAAACAGCTCGGATAACGTCGAGAACCCTGACTGGCTCGAGACCATTCGCTGGACAGAGGAGGGCCTGGTGCCGGCTATCGCCCAGGATGCAGAAACTGGCGAGATTCTGATGATGGCGTGGATGAACCGGGAGTCACTCCGGTTGACCGCTGAAGAAGGCCAGGCCGTATACTGGTCCCGTTCGCGGGGCAAGCTCTGGCGCAAGGGCGAAACATCAGGGCACCAGCAGGTGATTCGGGACATCCGGCTTGACTGCGACGAGGACGTCATCCTGCTGAAAGTGGAACAAAAAGGCGGCATTGCCTGCCATACTGGCAGACGCAGCTGTTTTTACCGGTCTCTGAAAGACGGTCAGTGGGTCAGTGTCGACCCGGTGATCAAGGATCCCGATACCATTTACGGCAGCAACTGA
- a CDS encoding phosphoribosyl-ATP diphosphatase, with protein sequence MSDVLENLARVLEARKEADPETSYVASLHAKGLNKILEKVGEECTETLLAAKDAEHSGETRDVVYETADLWFHSLVMLSSLGLGPQDILDELASRFDLSGLEEKASRNK encoded by the coding sequence GTGAGCGATGTACTGGAAAACCTGGCCCGGGTTCTGGAAGCCCGCAAGGAAGCGGACCCGGAAACCTCCTATGTAGCCAGCCTGCATGCCAAGGGCCTGAACAAGATTCTGGAAAAGGTGGGCGAAGAGTGCACAGAAACCCTGCTGGCGGCCAAGGATGCGGAACACTCCGGTGAAACCCGGGACGTGGTCTATGAAACCGCCGACCTGTGGTTCCACAGCCTGGTGATGCTGTCCAGTCTCGGGCTTGGCCCGCAGGATATTCTGGACGAGCTGGCCAGCCGGTTCGATCTGTCAGGTCTGGAAGAAAAAGCGTCGCGGAACAAGTAG
- the tatA gene encoding Sec-independent protein translocase subunit TatA — translation MGISIWQLLIVLGIVILLFGTKKLRNIGSDLGGAIRGFKKSMSDEDSKADETKEPLEDKANEQPQTTAEDKPRDKSHS, via the coding sequence ATGGGTATCAGCATCTGGCAACTACTTATCGTACTCGGCATTGTCATTCTGTTGTTCGGAACCAAGAAACTGCGCAACATCGGCAGTGATCTGGGCGGCGCCATTCGCGGCTTCAAGAAGTCCATGAGTGATGAGGACTCCAAGGCCGATGAGACCAAGGAGCCCCTGGAAGACAAGGCCAACGAGCAGCCGCAAACCACGGCTGAAGACAAGCCCCGGGACAAGTCCCACAGCTGA
- the tatB gene encoding Sec-independent protein translocase protein TatB encodes MFDIGFLELLVCGVIALLVLGPERLPTAARAAGRWVAGARRMVSQFTSELDRQLKADELREELRKAGDVGLDDVQKTVRGALDEARKYEHMVLPENESTKSRSAPATRRVAASPKAGAPDGSAPPDSGSASAAGPAGSGEASSASGAGETHTTEQPDTPQSPPDKSS; translated from the coding sequence ATGTTCGATATCGGCTTTCTTGAGCTGCTGGTCTGCGGCGTTATTGCCCTGTTGGTGCTCGGTCCTGAGCGCCTGCCCACGGCTGCCCGCGCGGCCGGTCGGTGGGTGGCGGGTGCCCGGCGCATGGTCAGCCAGTTCACCTCGGAACTGGACCGGCAGTTGAAAGCCGATGAACTCCGCGAAGAGCTTCGCAAGGCGGGGGATGTCGGTCTGGACGACGTTCAGAAAACCGTGCGCGGCGCTCTGGATGAAGCCCGGAAATACGAACACATGGTCCTGCCGGAGAACGAATCCACAAAGTCCCGGTCCGCTCCGGCAACCCGGCGGGTGGCCGCCAGCCCGAAAGCCGGCGCCCCCGACGGCTCCGCTCCACCCGATAGCGGCAGTGCTTCGGCAGCCGGCCCTGCAGGTTCGGGCGAGGCTTCAAGCGCCTCAGGTGCCGGAGAAACGCACACTACCGAGCAGCCAGACACCCCGCAAAGTCCGCCGGATAAATCTTCATGA
- the tatC gene encoding twin-arginine translocase subunit TatC, with amino-acid sequence MNAKPDGDQMPPEHQEMPLIEHLLELRNRLLKMVLAVVICFAAIYPFANELYLWLSEPLRSLLPVGQTMIATDVTSPFFAPLKLALVLSVFVAIPIILYQLWSFVAPGLYAHEKRLAFPLLFTSVLLFYMGAAFAYYVVFPLVFGFFTAIGPEGIVELPDISSYLNFVLKMFFAFGVAFEIPIATILLILTGATTPEDLAEKRPYVVVGCFIVGMLLTPPDVISQTLLAVPMWILFEIGILFGRLARREVDERDSDEPAGE; translated from the coding sequence ATGAATGCAAAGCCCGATGGCGATCAGATGCCTCCGGAACATCAGGAGATGCCGCTTATCGAGCATCTTCTCGAGCTGCGTAACCGCCTGCTGAAAATGGTGTTGGCGGTTGTTATCTGTTTTGCTGCGATCTACCCCTTCGCCAACGAGCTGTATCTGTGGCTGTCCGAGCCTCTCCGGAGCCTGTTACCGGTCGGCCAGACCATGATCGCAACCGACGTTACCTCGCCCTTCTTCGCACCTCTCAAGCTGGCACTGGTGCTGTCGGTGTTCGTGGCCATACCGATCATTCTCTACCAGCTCTGGAGCTTCGTCGCCCCGGGCCTGTATGCCCATGAGAAGCGGCTGGCGTTCCCGCTGCTGTTTACCTCCGTGTTGCTGTTTTACATGGGCGCGGCTTTTGCCTATTACGTGGTGTTCCCGCTGGTGTTCGGTTTTTTCACTGCCATCGGACCGGAAGGGATCGTTGAGCTGCCCGACATCAGCAGCTACCTGAATTTCGTGCTCAAGATGTTTTTTGCCTTTGGCGTGGCGTTCGAGATTCCCATCGCCACCATCCTGCTGATCCTGACCGGCGCTACTACGCCGGAGGATCTGGCGGAAAAGCGGCCTTACGTGGTGGTGGGCTGCTTTATCGTTGGCATGCTGCTGACCCCGCCGGATGTCATATCCCAGACTCTGCTAGCCGTGCCCATGTGGATCTTGTTCGAGATCGGCATTCTGTTTGGCCGGCTGGCAAGGCGTGAAGTGGACGAACGGGACAGCGACGAGCCTGCCGGCGAATGA
- a CDS encoding 16S rRNA (uracil(1498)-N(3))-methyltransferase, whose translation MNLALLFDDDFVSPDRVILRGRRLSHLQSVIKVAEGDAIPVGRVNGDMGSGEVLRLTDTEAELLIRLDQAPPAPLALTLILAMPRPKMFRRILQTCATLGVKDIWLINSYKVEKSFWQTPWLSDEHLRENLTLGLEQAMDTRMPRVQVRKLFKPFVEDELPALLAGKQALVAHPGTSTPCPVHLNRPAALCIGPEGGFTPYEVDKLEEAGCLGVHLGPRILRMETAVPVLVSRLFDACL comes from the coding sequence ATGAATCTGGCGTTACTGTTCGACGACGATTTTGTCAGCCCGGACCGGGTGATCCTGCGCGGCCGCCGCCTCAGCCACTTGCAGTCCGTTATCAAGGTCGCCGAAGGTGACGCCATTCCGGTTGGCCGGGTTAATGGCGACATGGGCAGTGGCGAGGTTCTGAGACTTACCGATACCGAAGCGGAACTGCTGATCCGGCTGGACCAGGCCCCCCCTGCCCCGCTGGCGCTGACATTGATCCTGGCCATGCCCCGGCCAAAGATGTTTCGCCGCATCCTGCAAACCTGCGCGACCCTGGGCGTCAAGGACATCTGGCTGATCAACAGCTACAAGGTGGAGAAAAGCTTCTGGCAAACCCCCTGGTTGTCCGACGAACACCTGCGGGAAAATCTCACACTGGGGCTGGAACAGGCCATGGATACCCGGATGCCCCGTGTGCAGGTCCGGAAGCTGTTCAAGCCGTTCGTGGAGGACGAACTGCCGGCCCTGCTGGCAGGCAAACAGGCGCTGGTGGCTCACCCCGGAACCAGCACCCCCTGCCCGGTGCACCTGAACCGGCCGGCAGCCCTGTGTATCGGCCCGGAAGGCGGCTTTACCCCCTACGAAGTCGACAAACTGGAAGAGGCCGGCTGCCTGGGCGTTCACCTTGGCCCGCGCATCCTGCGCATGGAAACCGCCGTGCCGGTGCTGGTCAGCCGGCTGTTCGACGCCTGCCTCTGA
- a CDS encoding DUF808 domain-containing protein → MAGSSLLLLIDDIASMLDDVSLMTKAATKKTAGVLGDDLALNAQQVSGVKAARELPVVWAVAKGSLVNKAILVPAALAISFFMPWLVTPLLMVGGAFLCFEGFEKLVHKFLHREEDQQHRAELHEALENPETDLRAVEKDKIKGAVRTDFILSAEIIAISLGTVATESISTQFMVLALVAVLVTVGVYGLVAGIVKLDDAGLYMTQTDSPMLQRLGRGILWLAPYMMKTLSVLGTLAMFLVGGGILTHGFTPVYDAIHHFAEQFSGMAEALIPNVANGLFGVLAGAILVALITPLTRWWQTRSSA, encoded by the coding sequence ATGGCGGGAAGCAGTCTGCTCTTACTGATCGATGACATCGCCTCCATGCTTGACGATGTTTCACTGATGACCAAGGCCGCCACCAAAAAAACCGCGGGTGTCCTGGGTGATGACCTGGCACTGAATGCCCAGCAGGTGTCCGGCGTAAAAGCCGCCCGGGAACTGCCGGTGGTGTGGGCCGTGGCCAAGGGCTCGCTGGTCAACAAGGCGATCCTGGTGCCGGCGGCCCTGGCCATCAGTTTCTTCATGCCCTGGCTCGTTACGCCCCTGCTGATGGTGGGCGGGGCATTCTTGTGTTTCGAGGGGTTCGAGAAACTGGTGCACAAGTTTCTTCACCGGGAGGAGGATCAGCAGCACCGGGCAGAACTGCACGAGGCTCTGGAGAACCCCGAGACCGACCTGCGAGCGGTGGAAAAGGACAAAATCAAGGGCGCGGTGAGGACCGACTTCATTCTCTCGGCCGAAATTATTGCCATCAGCCTGGGCACGGTAGCCACCGAGAGCATCAGTACGCAGTTCATGGTTCTTGCGCTGGTGGCGGTGCTGGTTACCGTCGGGGTTTATGGTCTGGTTGCAGGCATTGTCAAGCTGGACGATGCCGGGCTGTATATGACTCAGACCGACAGCCCGATGCTGCAGAGGCTTGGCCGCGGCATTCTCTGGCTGGCCCCGTACATGATGAAAACGCTTTCCGTGCTCGGCACCCTCGCCATGTTCCTGGTGGGCGGCGGTATTCTAACGCACGGATTCACGCCGGTTTACGACGCCATCCATCATTTTGCCGAGCAATTCAGCGGCATGGCTGAGGCATTGATACCAAACGTTGCCAACGGGCTGTTCGGCGTTCTGGCCGGGGCCATTCTGGTTGCATTGATTACCCCGCTGACCCGGTGGTGGCAGACACGATCATCCGCCTGA
- a CDS encoding UbiH/UbiF/VisC/COQ6 family ubiquinone biosynthesis hydroxylase translates to MSESQSFDILVAGGGMIGSALALGLSRQGWQVGLVEGLDRKTLVQAPDPADTVADFEPRVSAISVASQKLLEQLGVWADITAGRHCPYQTMTVWDGDGTGRIQFDAAELQARALGTIIENRGIVRALFSALAQSQVELIDGAAVTGCRRPGDHSVLELEGGRVVSAALVIGCDGANSRLRQWVGLPTREWDYDQQAIVATVRTSQSHRFTAWQRFSLTGPLAFLPLLNESGDDHFCSIVWSQDTAEARRLMALDDAAFAVELEQAIERELGTVEAVSRRFAFPLRQRHAKDYIAPGFALVGDAAHTIHPLAGQGANLGYGDVRALLEELSRARQAGLSPSNELVLQRYQRRRKGENLTMMAAMEGFKQLFGRDELPVRWLRNTGMRWLDQLGPVKNRIAAEAMGLKA, encoded by the coding sequence ATGAGTGAGTCGCAAAGCTTCGATATTCTGGTGGCCGGTGGCGGTATGATCGGGTCGGCACTGGCGTTGGGCCTGTCCCGGCAGGGCTGGCAGGTGGGCCTGGTTGAAGGCCTTGATCGCAAGACGCTGGTTCAGGCGCCCGATCCGGCGGACACAGTGGCGGACTTTGAGCCTAGGGTCAGCGCCATCTCGGTGGCCAGTCAGAAACTTCTCGAGCAGCTCGGGGTGTGGGCGGATATTACCGCCGGGCGCCATTGTCCGTACCAGACCATGACCGTTTGGGATGGCGACGGCACCGGCCGCATTCAGTTTGACGCGGCCGAGCTCCAGGCCCGGGCCCTGGGCACCATTATCGAGAACCGCGGCATCGTGCGGGCCCTGTTCTCGGCCCTGGCGCAAAGCCAGGTGGAACTGATCGATGGCGCTGCCGTAACCGGGTGCCGGCGACCTGGCGATCACTCGGTCCTCGAGCTGGAGGGAGGCCGGGTCGTGTCTGCCGCGCTGGTGATTGGTTGTGATGGCGCCAATTCCCGCCTGCGTCAGTGGGTCGGCCTGCCGACGCGGGAATGGGATTACGATCAGCAGGCCATTGTGGCCACGGTACGAACCAGCCAGAGCCACCGGTTTACGGCCTGGCAGCGGTTTTCGCTGACCGGGCCGCTGGCGTTTCTGCCGCTGCTGAACGAATCCGGCGACGACCATTTCTGCTCCATTGTCTGGTCCCAGGATACCGCAGAGGCCCGCCGGTTGATGGCGCTCGACGATGCGGCGTTTGCAGTTGAACTTGAGCAGGCCATAGAGCGGGAGCTGGGCACCGTTGAGGCGGTTTCCCGCCGGTTCGCGTTTCCGCTTCGCCAGCGCCATGCCAAGGATTATATTGCGCCAGGCTTCGCCCTGGTGGGGGATGCCGCCCACACCATACATCCGCTGGCCGGGCAAGGCGCCAACCTGGGTTATGGCGATGTCCGCGCACTGCTGGAGGAGCTGTCACGAGCCCGACAGGCGGGTCTGTCTCCGTCCAACGAGCTGGTTCTGCAGCGTTATCAGCGCCGTCGCAAAGGTGAAAACCTGACCATGATGGCGGCCATGGAAGGCTTCAAGCAGCTCTTTGGCCGTGACGAATTGCCAGTGCGGTGGTTGCGCAATACCGGCATGCGCTGGCTCGATCAGCTTGGCCCGGTGAAAAACCGTATTGCCGCAGAGGCCATGGGGCTGAAGGCCTGA
- the ubiH gene encoding 2-octaprenyl-6-methoxyphenyl hydroxylase — protein sequence MTKPDTDLIIAGGGLAGATLALAVARMVPSLRVTVVEAFPLSPDALPESYQPSYDARSTALAWGSRLIFEELGLWHRLAEHATPIHHIHVSDRGHFGATRLHASEHGQEALGYVADNRWMGLCLMRELLATNVQWQAPAEVRNMTPMPGGVQVELASGENGIRKLTARCLVVADGGRSGLRERLGFQSSYQSYGQNALIANVSTSDSHGFTAFERFTEAGPMALLPHGSPSRASHQSALVWTLADEALAEVLELSDEDKCRRLQERFGWRLGRFTRIGSCHHYPLTLTTVAEPVRPGVALVGNAAHALHPVAGQGFNLALRGLMTLVEQFRLAAEQGRSIGDLEVLGEYQKRHREDWQQTVRFSDSLVRLFGQSMPPVTAARDAGLVGLDLLPGAKRWFARKAMGLGGRRAAIGRPGQLNREVTRHE from the coding sequence GTGACCAAGCCCGATACCGATCTGATCATTGCTGGTGGTGGCCTGGCCGGGGCCACGCTTGCCCTTGCTGTGGCCCGGATGGTGCCTTCGCTTCGGGTGACGGTGGTGGAGGCATTCCCGCTCTCGCCCGACGCCCTGCCGGAGAGCTACCAGCCCAGCTACGATGCCCGCTCCACGGCGCTGGCCTGGGGCTCCCGGCTGATCTTCGAGGAACTTGGGCTCTGGCATCGGCTGGCGGAGCATGCAACGCCGATCCACCATATCCATGTGTCTGATCGGGGCCACTTCGGGGCGACCCGGTTGCACGCCTCGGAGCATGGCCAGGAAGCGTTGGGCTATGTGGCCGATAACCGCTGGATGGGCCTGTGCCTGATGCGGGAGCTGCTGGCTACCAATGTGCAGTGGCAGGCACCGGCGGAGGTCAGGAACATGACTCCGATGCCCGGCGGCGTTCAGGTCGAGTTGGCCTCCGGTGAAAACGGCATCCGGAAACTGACCGCCCGTTGCCTGGTGGTAGCCGATGGCGGCCGGTCCGGATTGCGTGAGAGACTCGGTTTCCAGTCGAGCTACCAGAGCTACGGCCAGAACGCCCTGATTGCCAACGTCTCTACCAGCGACAGCCATGGCTTCACGGCCTTTGAGCGATTCACCGAGGCCGGTCCCATGGCGCTGTTGCCCCATGGCTCGCCATCCCGCGCCAGCCATCAGTCCGCACTGGTGTGGACATTGGCCGACGAGGCACTGGCAGAGGTTCTGGAGCTGTCGGATGAGGACAAATGCCGTCGGCTTCAGGAGCGGTTTGGCTGGCGCCTGGGGCGGTTCACCCGAATCGGCAGCTGCCATCATTACCCCCTGACACTGACCACGGTGGCCGAGCCGGTCCGGCCCGGCGTTGCCCTGGTGGGCAATGCCGCACATGCGCTTCACCCGGTGGCGGGGCAGGGCTTCAATCTCGCCTTGCGGGGGTTGATGACGCTGGTCGAACAGTTCCGGCTGGCGGCGGAGCAGGGCAGGTCGATCGGTGATCTGGAGGTGCTGGGCGAGTATCAGAAGCGGCACCGGGAAGACTGGCAGCAAACCGTCCGGTTTTCCGATTCCCTGGTGCGTCTGTTCGGGCAGTCCATGCCACCGGTTACGGCCGCCCGGGATGCCGGGCTGGTTGGTCTGGATCTTCTGCCCGGCGCAAAACGCTGGTTTGCCCGCAAAGCCATGGGGCTGGGCGGCCGGCGGGCAGCCATAGGCCGGCCGGGTCAACTGAACAGGGAAGTGACACGCCATGAGTGA